Within Nycticebus coucang isolate mNycCou1 chromosome 16, mNycCou1.pri, whole genome shotgun sequence, the genomic segment AGTATCTATTGATGCCAATTAAGTGACAGAATAGAAGTGATTAAAAGGCAGAATAAACAACATTCCAAAATAAGGCTTTTTACAACAaattgctgtatttttcttttctatttatctttttattgtggGTAAAAGGAAGATAAAGTAGAGGGCAGAGAAATCCTCCTTGAACAAAATTTCTCTGCATGTTCTGTGTCCTTCTAACTCctcagaaagaatgaaaaaataaaaaaccagaagATTTACTAACCGGGAAGCAGCTTTTTGCACAGACTCTTGTTACCAGTCAAATGGGAGACAGAGCAGGTCACAGCAGTCACATTGGGGTCCTCCCAGGCACATGTACTCTGGACAGTCACTGTGCCATTGGCCCAATAGTCTTCCTTAGTGTCACAATCATCCCTCTCTGGGGTCCAGGAGATGTGTGCAGCTGGCTTCCCTGCTACTGCCTTGCACACCACAGTTCTATTCCTGCTTAGAAACAGGGTCACTTCAGGGGGAACTGCAGAGATGTAAGGAAAAATGCTTCAGTCTTAAAGTAAGGGATACGGAATCTGGACAGACATTTGTTTTAGTCACAAATGTAGTGACATGAAATACCACAGTATGTGGTGTTCCTTACCTAATACTTGGAGGTGATACTCATGCAGGAAATTCCCACCAACTGAAGCTATTGTACACTTGTAATACCCATCGTGAGAGATGGCCACTGGACCAATTTGAAGGTCAGGATTCTCCTCAGGTCTGGAGACCCATGTTATTCTGTCATCAGTACAGTTGATTTCCTTGGTCTCGTCTGTGTCACTCCTATATGCTTTTGTACAGGAAGGCTTGTCTCTGAGGCTTATTTTCCATGTTGTTACCACTCTTGTCAATGGGGTACAAGAGGGCAGCGGAGCACAGCCATGTGGGCAGCGGAGCACAGCCATGGTATCCATCACCACAGGCACTGAAATGTTAACtgaacatacatacacacaccaagggagaaggataaaagaaaatcttgataAAGAACTTCATGTGTTAAATTTATCGACAGCATATGACATGAACTTGTACTACATACTAACTTTGCTTCTGATAATATTCCAGAAGTATTACACTTAcataagaaattaacatttaaaactatAGCATATTAAACccaattgagaaaataaaaaaatttctcctGTATTATGCACTATTAGAAAACCAGTATGTATCATGAAGCATTTTGAAACTACTTCAGGAGTTTTAATATCTAATagcaacaaaacaagaaaaaagacttaaatgtaaaggcAATATTCTAAATCTAATCTTATGATGGAAGAGACTATTATATCTATCATacaattcatgaaataattagTAGTGTTCTTGTTTTCTCCTAAGGTTTGAACACAAAATATCAGTGAAATCAGAACTAAATGTTTTTCCCTGTGGTTATTTCAGATAAACATAAATGTGGGAAGTATATGTTTCTTTCATTAAAAGTAATAACATGGCATTCAGGGGGAGCTAGCTGgacattttagaatttatttttttatttaaaaaaatcacaaagtcaATGATATCCACAGATCTTTTATAACATCTGTAATTTCACCAGGTAAGACAtcacataaaaatggaaaatgataaccaggtgcagtggctcacacctataatcctagcaccgtgggaggctgaagctggaggatcactagaggtcatgagttcaagaccagcctgagcaagagcaagacctgtctctactaaatatagaataactagccaggcattgtggcaagtgaccatagtcccagttacttgggaggctgaggcaggaggatcactcaagctcaggagtttgaggtttctattaggctgatgccatagcactctacccagggtgacaaagaaagactgtctcaaaaaaaaaaaaaaagaaagaaagaaagaaaagaaaagaaaaagaaaaactaattatGCACACTGATGAGATgctgaaaaatatttgtttctggTGAAAAAATAGTTTAGtccataattgaaaaaaaaaaagatttgttttcttctagatgTTTTccataaaaaagattttattgaaaACGTATGACATTATGAAACATAGCTTGTGGAacactttcccttccttttttgttAGTCACACATATACCCCCAGATAGTTTAGCTATGAACCTTGCTTGCAGATTTTGTGTTTGTATGTTCAATATAATTATCACAAGTAACATAGAAGCTGACCtcttttgttaatcttttcaggTAAAAATTAAGCCAGGATCCTAGAAGAATCTTCTAACATAGAACCTCAGGCTTCCCATAAACCGATAACTATGTGTCCATGACTGATAGGAGCCTACTGAGAAATGATAGTATCTGTCATATCATCTGTCATCTGCAATAGGGACAAGTGTCAGTAATGGTATTACTGTAACCTGAGCTGGACCAGCTATAGTGGGACATTTTTgtttatgtaaacaaaacaagTTTTTGCTaaacttctctcttctctcttatttttgtgtCACCTGTCTCTCTGTGGCACTGAAGCCGGGCATTTCATGG encodes:
- the LOC128568155 gene encoding cell surface glycoprotein CD200 receptor 1-like isoform X1, whose amino-acid sequence is MLCPWRTADLGLLLILTVFLVAASNSSNTDGNQMIQNSSVPLSEVNISVPVVMDTMAVLRCPHGCAPLPSCTPLTRVVTTWKISLRDKPSCTKAYRSDTDETKEINCTDDRITWVSRPEENPDLQIGPVAISHDGYYKCTIASVGGNFLHEYHLQVLVPPEVTLFLSRNRTVVCKAVAGKPAAHISWTPERDDCDTKEDYWANGTVTVQSTCAWEDPNVTAVTCSVSHLTGNKSLCKKLLPDTNQLAKLHIIIILIVLILIIVGPFGFLTINCCRKCKVNKTEASPVFEEDEMQPYASYTEKNNPLYDTTNKVKVSQELQNEVDLTGLHTL
- the LOC128568155 gene encoding cell surface glycoprotein CD200 receptor 1-like isoform X2 — translated: MIQNSSVPLSEVNISVPVVMDTMAVLRCPHGCAPLPSCTPLTRVVTTWKISLRDKPSCTKAYRSDTDETKEINCTDDRITWVSRPEENPDLQIGPVAISHDGYYKCTIASVGGNFLHEYHLQVLVPPEVTLFLSRNRTVVCKAVAGKPAAHISWTPERDDCDTKEDYWANGTVTVQSTCAWEDPNVTAVTCSVSHLTGNKSLCKKLLPDTNQLAKLHIIIILIVLILIIVGPFGFLTINCCRKCKVNKTEASPVFEEDEMQPYASYTEKNNPLYDTTNKVKVSQELQNEVDLTGLHTL